A stretch of Usitatibacter palustris DNA encodes these proteins:
- a CDS encoding lytic transglycosylase domain-containing protein, with the protein MTRRVLIAVALVASAAAFAQAPVTESDLLSARDAYTRNNVKALESARARFAGHLLEPYPSYWVLAIQLEKAEPAEVHAFLARWPESPLSETLRRDWLKVLGNAKAWETFRGAYAKYQGDDPDVACYAFQERMSRNDPELPGEVRALFVSGKEVPTSCDPVFATIAGTKAIGERETWERLRKLLVAGALKDVRRTNGLLPAKISINEKALERAHAQPARFLMAEKIPAVSRAGTELTLFAFARLARSKPDEAAERLAALAPKLGADDARFAWGQVAWWGAMSHNPRALDWYELAGETPLTDAQLMWKARAGLRAADWNAVFAAIRAMSPEEAREPNWRYWRARAVRAKGSAEGADALLRTLAAENNFYGLLAAEDLGISRVPDWNGWRPQPADLDRVRAMPGIQRALALYRIDMPNEAFREWFWGVRGLDDRDLLSAAELARQANLPDRAINTAERTLAVHDFAQRYPVPHREAMTAAAKQFDLDEAWVYGIIRQESRFMAEAKSRVGATGLMQLMPATARWVAKQIPVSGYQSTMLTRPEVNVQMGSFYYRKVLDDLGDPVLAAAAYNAGPGRARRWRDAQPLEGAIYAETIPFNETRDYVKKVVANAWFYTHRLTGKPASMKGLLGNVPRASGEAVAASLP; encoded by the coding sequence ATGACCCGGCGCGTCCTGATCGCCGTGGCGCTCGTCGCGTCCGCGGCTGCGTTCGCCCAGGCTCCCGTGACCGAGTCCGATTTGCTGTCCGCCCGCGACGCCTACACGCGCAATAACGTGAAGGCGCTGGAGTCGGCACGGGCGCGCTTCGCCGGCCACCTCCTCGAACCTTACCCCTCCTACTGGGTTCTCGCGATCCAGCTCGAGAAGGCCGAGCCCGCCGAGGTGCATGCGTTCCTCGCCCGCTGGCCGGAGAGCCCCCTGTCGGAGACCCTGCGGCGCGACTGGCTCAAGGTGCTGGGCAATGCCAAGGCCTGGGAGACATTCCGCGGCGCCTACGCGAAGTACCAGGGCGACGACCCCGACGTGGCCTGCTACGCCTTCCAGGAGCGCATGTCGCGCAACGATCCGGAGCTCCCGGGCGAAGTGCGCGCGCTGTTCGTTTCGGGCAAGGAAGTGCCCACAAGCTGCGACCCGGTGTTCGCAACGATCGCCGGCACGAAGGCGATCGGCGAACGCGAAACGTGGGAGCGGCTTCGCAAGCTCCTCGTGGCGGGCGCATTGAAGGATGTGCGCCGCACGAATGGCCTGCTGCCCGCGAAGATCTCGATCAACGAGAAGGCCCTCGAGCGCGCCCATGCGCAGCCGGCACGCTTCCTCATGGCCGAGAAGATTCCCGCAGTCTCGCGCGCGGGCACCGAGCTCACGCTGTTCGCCTTCGCCCGCCTCGCGCGCTCCAAGCCCGACGAAGCCGCCGAGCGCCTCGCCGCGCTGGCGCCGAAACTCGGCGCCGACGATGCGCGCTTTGCCTGGGGCCAGGTCGCGTGGTGGGGCGCCATGAGCCACAACCCGCGCGCGCTCGACTGGTACGAGCTCGCCGGCGAAACGCCGCTCACCGACGCGCAACTCATGTGGAAGGCCCGCGCCGGCTTGCGGGCCGCGGACTGGAACGCGGTCTTCGCCGCCATCCGCGCGATGTCTCCGGAGGAAGCGCGCGAGCCCAACTGGCGCTACTGGCGGGCGCGTGCCGTGCGCGCGAAGGGCAGCGCGGAAGGGGCCGACGCATTGCTGCGCACCCTCGCCGCCGAAAACAACTTCTATGGATTGCTCGCGGCCGAGGACCTCGGCATCTCCCGCGTGCCCGATTGGAACGGCTGGCGCCCGCAGCCCGCGGACCTCGACCGCGTGCGCGCGATGCCCGGCATCCAGCGCGCGCTCGCGCTCTACCGGATCGACATGCCCAACGAAGCGTTCCGCGAATGGTTCTGGGGTGTCCGCGGCCTCGACGACCGCGACCTCCTGTCGGCCGCGGAGCTCGCGCGCCAGGCGAACCTCCCCGACCGCGCGATCAACACCGCCGAGCGCACGCTCGCCGTGCACGATTTCGCGCAGCGCTATCCCGTCCCGCACCGCGAGGCGATGACCGCAGCCGCGAAGCAATTCGACCTCGACGAAGCCTGGGTCTACGGGATCATCCGCCAGGAGAGCCGCTTCATGGCCGAGGCCAAGTCGCGCGTGGGTGCGACCGGCCTCATGCAGCTCATGCCCGCGACCGCGCGCTGGGTCGCCAAGCAGATCCCGGTATCGGGCTACCAGTCGACGATGCTCACGCGCCCCGAGGTCAACGTGCAGATGGGCAGCTTCTACTACCGCAAGGTCCTCGATGACCTCGGCGATCCGGTCCTCGCCGCCGCCGCTTACAACGCGGGCCCGGGGCGCGCGCGCCGCTGGCGCGATGCGCAGCCGCTCGAGGGGGCCATCTACGCCGAGACCATCCCCTTCAACGAAACGCGCGACTACGTGAAGAAGGTGGTCGCCAACGCGTGGTTCTACACGCATCGCCTGACGGGCAAGCCCGCCAGCATGAAGGGCCTGCTCGGCAACGTCCCGCGCGCGAGCGGCGAGGCGGTGGCCGCGAGCCTCCCATGA
- the cca gene encoding multifunctional CCA tRNA nucleotidyl transferase/2'3'-cyclic phosphodiesterase/2'nucleotidase/phosphatase (catalyzes the addition and repair of the essential 3'-terminal CCA sequence in tRNAs without using a nucleic acid template; phosphohydrolase activities include hydrolysis of pyrophosphate, 5'-nucleoside tri- and diphosphates, NADP, and 2'-AMP with the production of Pi, metal-dependent phosphodiesterase activity for 2',3'-cAMP, 2',3'-cGMP, and 2',3'-cCMP, and hydrolysis 2',3'-cyclic substrates with the formation of 2'-nucleotides and 3'-nucleotides; these phosphohydrolase activities are probably involved in the repair of the tRNA 3'-CCA terminus degraded by intracellular RNases): MSGPARSWKSYVVGGAVRDELLGLEVRDRDHVVVGATPEAMLAAGFRPVGADFPVFLHPESHEEYALARTERKTAPGYKGFVFHASPDVTLEEDLGRRDLTINAMARGEDGVLVDPHGGERDLRAGVLRHVGEAFVEDPVRILRVARFAARFGFTIAPDTMALMQRMVEAGEADALVPERAWQELSRGLMEVKPSRVVAVLAECGALARVFPEVRNSPALAARLDLAAKLGYSLPVRYALFVLDGEATRVAALSERINAPRDCRDLARLVLGECASLAHPGRWTPEYLLGLLERCDAFRRPERLDLLLQVAQCAASEEDARSFAPRPRLEGALAAARSVDAAAIARDHPEDIAGALRRARIAALAGR, from the coding sequence ATGTCCGGGCCCGCCCGGTCCTGGAAGTCCTACGTCGTGGGCGGTGCCGTTCGCGACGAGCTGCTGGGCCTCGAAGTGCGCGACCGCGATCACGTCGTCGTCGGCGCCACGCCCGAGGCGATGCTCGCGGCGGGCTTCCGCCCGGTCGGCGCCGACTTCCCGGTGTTCCTCCATCCCGAAAGCCACGAGGAGTACGCGCTCGCGCGCACGGAGCGCAAGACCGCGCCGGGCTACAAGGGATTCGTCTTCCACGCGTCGCCCGACGTCACGCTCGAAGAGGACCTCGGCCGCCGCGATCTCACGATCAACGCGATGGCGCGCGGTGAAGATGGCGTGCTCGTCGATCCCCATGGTGGCGAGCGAGACCTGCGCGCCGGCGTGCTTCGCCATGTGGGCGAGGCCTTCGTCGAAGACCCGGTGCGGATCCTGCGCGTCGCACGCTTCGCCGCGCGCTTCGGCTTCACGATCGCGCCCGACACGATGGCGCTCATGCAGCGCATGGTCGAAGCAGGCGAAGCGGATGCGCTCGTACCGGAACGTGCCTGGCAGGAGCTCTCGCGCGGACTCATGGAAGTGAAGCCCTCGCGCGTCGTGGCGGTGCTTGCCGAATGCGGCGCGCTCGCGCGCGTGTTCCCCGAGGTGCGCAACTCTCCCGCGCTTGCGGCGCGGCTCGACCTCGCGGCGAAGCTGGGCTATTCGCTGCCGGTGCGCTACGCGCTGTTCGTGCTCGACGGCGAAGCCACGCGGGTCGCAGCACTTTCCGAACGCATCAACGCGCCGCGCGACTGCCGCGACCTCGCGCGCCTCGTGCTCGGCGAGTGCGCGTCGCTCGCGCATCCCGGACGCTGGACACCTGAGTATTTGCTGGGCCTGCTCGAACGGTGCGATGCGTTCCGTCGCCCCGAGCGGCTCGATCTGCTCCTCCAGGTCGCCCAATGCGCGGCCAGCGAGGAAGACGCGCGCTCGTTCGCGCCGCGGCCGCGTCTCGAGGGCGCGCTCGCCGCCGCGAGGTCCGTCGATGCCGCCGCGATCGCGCGCGATCATCCCGAGGACATCGCGGGGGCGCTGCGCCGCGCGCGGATCGCCGCCCTCGCCGGGCGATGA
- a CDS encoding TAXI family TRAP transporter solute-binding subunit has protein sequence MNRALSALVGLVAVLGLATGHAQQKTRLSIGTGGTGGVYYPLGGGIAALLSKYIPNVDATAEVTAGSVANLQLIKGGKSEIGFTMADSAWDAYNGLDKFKDNKVPLRTLVVFYPNRMHVVTVEGTGINKMSDLKGKRISTGAPVSGTEVMSMRLLEASGLDPNKDVTRERLSVAESVNALKDGKIDALSWVGGVPTPSLTDLAATPGKKIKLIDHGDAAEVMRQKYGPIYVKNKILANAYPGETRDTTNVDVWNLLVIPENTDEKLAYEITKLLFEKKDEIVKVHKDASFLELANQMTGASPIPFHPGALRYFKEKGLVK, from the coding sequence ATGAATCGAGCCCTTTCTGCGCTCGTGGGGTTGGTCGCCGTATTGGGCCTCGCCACGGGTCACGCACAGCAGAAGACCCGCCTTTCGATCGGTACCGGTGGCACCGGCGGCGTTTACTACCCCCTGGGTGGCGGTATCGCTGCCCTGCTTTCGAAATACATCCCCAATGTCGATGCGACGGCGGAAGTCACCGCCGGCTCGGTCGCGAACCTGCAGCTCATCAAGGGCGGCAAGTCGGAAATAGGCTTCACGATGGCCGATTCCGCGTGGGATGCCTACAACGGCCTCGACAAGTTCAAGGACAACAAGGTCCCGCTGCGCACCCTGGTCGTGTTCTATCCGAACCGCATGCACGTCGTGACGGTCGAGGGCACGGGCATCAACAAGATGAGCGACCTCAAGGGCAAGCGGATCTCCACGGGCGCGCCGGTGAGCGGCACGGAAGTGATGTCGATGCGCCTGCTCGAGGCGAGCGGCCTCGATCCCAACAAGGACGTGACGCGCGAGCGCCTGTCGGTCGCCGAGAGCGTGAACGCGCTCAAGGACGGCAAGATCGACGCGCTGTCGTGGGTCGGCGGCGTTCCCACGCCTTCGCTCACGGATCTCGCGGCCACCCCGGGCAAGAAGATCAAGCTGATCGACCACGGCGACGCGGCCGAGGTGATGCGCCAGAAGTACGGCCCGATCTACGTGAAGAACAAGATCCTTGCCAACGCCTATCCGGGCGAGACGCGCGACACGACCAACGTGGACGTGTGGAACCTGCTGGTGATTCCGGAGAACACGGACGAGAAGCTCGCCTACGAGATCACGAAGCTCCTCTTCGAGAAGAAGGACGAGATCGTGAAAGTCCACAAGGACGCGTCCTTCCTCGAGCTCGCGAACCAGATGACCGGCGCCTCGCCGATTCCCTTCCACCCTGGTGCGCTGCGGTATTTCAAGGAGAAGGGGCTCGTCAAATAG
- a CDS encoding phasin family protein, producing the protein MFKLDQFSAANEAAITQFNKFAQLSLANFEKFAELGLGAARDSVAQATSHAQSLAAARDVQEVIAINSAAVEPAMKRAYAVSRTAYETAAQANEQVKTAFEKQAAQMNQAAVAALEEACKYAPAGSETIVGNMKTAIAAAQSAYGNAVAINKQFYDTVEKTVEQNVATVKKAATKAATKAKRK; encoded by the coding sequence ATGTTCAAGCTCGACCAGTTCTCCGCCGCAAACGAAGCCGCCATCACCCAATTCAACAAGTTCGCCCAGCTGTCGCTCGCGAATTTCGAGAAGTTCGCCGAACTCGGCCTCGGCGCCGCCCGCGACTCCGTCGCCCAGGCGACCTCGCACGCCCAGTCGCTCGCCGCCGCGCGTGACGTCCAGGAAGTGATCGCGATCAACTCGGCCGCCGTCGAGCCCGCGATGAAGCGCGCCTACGCCGTTTCGCGCACCGCCTACGAAACCGCCGCGCAGGCCAACGAGCAAGTGAAGACGGCTTTCGAGAAGCAGGCCGCCCAGATGAACCAGGCCGCCGTCGCCGCCCTCGAAGAAGCCTGCAAGTACGCGCCGGCCGGTAGCGAGACCATCGTCGGCAACATGAAGACCGCGATCGCCGCCGCGCAAAGCGCCTACGGCAACGCCGTCGCCATCAACAAGCAGTTCTACGACACCGTCGAAAAGACGGTCGAGCAGAACGTCGCGACGGTCAAGAAGGCCGCCACGAAGGCCGCGACGAAGGCCAAGCGCAAGTAA
- a CDS encoding complex I NDUFA9 subunit family protein produces the protein MTVRSVCLLGGCGFVGRSLAERLAADGLRLRIVTRHRDSAQPLLVLPTAEIEVADPNDDATLARLFEGMDAVVNLVAILHERRRATFQSVNVEFARKVAGACRAAGVGRLLHVSALGASESAPSDYLRSKARGEAAVREAAGSTAVTILRPSIIFGPGDSFLNLFATLVRLFPVIPLAGAKTRFQPIWVEDVANAMANALGDSRTFGRDYNLCGPRAYTFEELVRFVAAVLERRRMVVALPDWAAKLQATVFEFLPGPLMTRDNLRSMSVDNVCDGPFPEVFGFRPTALETVVPEYLADKTTTGRYPDYRNRAGR, from the coding sequence ATGACCGTGCGGTCGGTGTGCCTGCTCGGCGGCTGCGGGTTCGTCGGCCGTTCGCTCGCCGAGCGCCTCGCCGCCGACGGCCTGCGCCTTCGCATCGTCACCCGCCACCGCGACAGCGCGCAGCCGCTGCTCGTGCTGCCCACCGCGGAGATCGAAGTCGCCGATCCCAATGACGACGCCACGCTCGCACGCCTCTTCGAAGGCATGGACGCGGTGGTGAACCTCGTGGCGATCCTCCACGAACGGCGCCGCGCGACCTTCCAGTCCGTGAACGTGGAGTTCGCGCGCAAGGTGGCCGGCGCTTGCCGCGCTGCGGGCGTGGGGCGCTTGCTGCACGTGAGCGCGCTCGGCGCTTCGGAATCCGCACCCAGCGACTACCTGCGCTCCAAAGCACGCGGCGAGGCCGCGGTGCGTGAAGCGGCGGGCTCGACGGCGGTGACGATCTTGCGTCCCTCGATCATCTTTGGACCCGGCGACAGCTTCCTCAATCTCTTCGCGACGCTCGTGCGGCTCTTCCCGGTGATTCCTCTCGCCGGAGCGAAGACGCGCTTCCAGCCGATCTGGGTGGAAGACGTCGCCAACGCAATGGCGAACGCACTCGGCGATTCGCGCACCTTCGGCCGTGACTACAACCTGTGTGGCCCGCGCGCATACACCTTCGAAGAGCTCGTTCGCTTCGTCGCGGCGGTGCTCGAGCGGCGCCGCATGGTCGTGGCCCTCCCCGATTGGGCCGCGAAGCTCCAGGCCACCGTCTTCGAGTTCCTGCCCGGGCCGCTCATGACCCGCGACAACCTGCGCTCGATGAGCGTGGACAACGTCTGCGACGGACCTTTCCCCGAAGTCTTCGGGTTCCGGCCGACCGCGCTCGAGACCGTGGTGCCCGAGTACCTCGCGGACAAGACCACCACGGGCCGCTACCCCGACTACCGCAATCGCGCGGGCCGCTGA
- a CDS encoding tectonin domain-containing protein: MKFQILARGLAALALVFVAGIAAAQFKTVAGKKASDIAIGPDGNVYIVSDEPVPGGFAIYQFNWKTGAWDRLDMAGVRIKAGARVLVVHGESGLNVLGMGTYPGAVRDAAMGGPSGDVYAVGTTKVHAGYEILKWARPPGKGQSARWEVVGGAGAIRIEVDPEGRPWIISEWHQIFRHDGKGWVTMPGAARDIAINSKGVVVIAGTDGMVYKWGGSAWQVVDRAAFASIAVDPEGRIWGAGDDKTIKALGVNLPSAIPGTAKLVLKNGEFLAVGDYLLAEDRSHYAIQQVDGNFCLYKGSGPSDSKGNIWCHHASGGATTGDFFALQQADGNFCTYRGKNPRDAKSNVWCQNAPGLPLTGTYYTVVLPQGHVCTYRGVPGGTKLGVWCSGMTAANTQKCVNRGCGIVDSGAGGELNRNRHDCSRLTTAAIKQHCEARNAAVPAAEAACAPFLGNKGHGACLDQKVPRPMNSFPFTWADYEQCRKSSLVPASCRDLFPTWMLFLSGGKGQLQSCQDAYRTSECDQRFRLYELCGATPGTSADTEYFKNPYMREECLAIARK, encoded by the coding sequence ATGAAATTCCAGATCCTTGCCCGAGGCCTCGCAGCCCTCGCGCTGGTGTTCGTCGCCGGCATTGCGGCCGCCCAATTCAAGACGGTCGCGGGAAAGAAAGCCAGCGACATCGCGATCGGGCCCGACGGCAACGTGTACATCGTGAGCGACGAGCCCGTCCCCGGTGGTTTCGCGATCTATCAATTCAACTGGAAGACCGGCGCGTGGGATCGCCTCGACATGGCTGGCGTGCGCATCAAGGCGGGCGCGAGGGTGCTCGTGGTCCACGGCGAGAGCGGCCTGAATGTCCTGGGCATGGGAACGTATCCGGGCGCAGTACGCGATGCCGCCATGGGCGGTCCCAGCGGCGATGTCTACGCCGTGGGGACCACGAAAGTCCATGCGGGATACGAAATACTCAAGTGGGCCCGGCCGCCGGGCAAGGGACAAAGCGCCCGGTGGGAGGTCGTTGGCGGCGCCGGGGCGATCCGCATCGAGGTCGACCCCGAGGGCAGGCCCTGGATCATTTCCGAGTGGCACCAGATCTTTCGCCACGACGGCAAGGGGTGGGTCACGATGCCCGGCGCCGCGCGCGACATCGCGATCAATTCGAAGGGTGTGGTCGTGATCGCCGGTACGGACGGCATGGTCTACAAATGGGGCGGCAGCGCGTGGCAAGTGGTGGATCGCGCCGCCTTCGCGAGCATTGCGGTCGATCCCGAAGGCCGCATCTGGGGTGCGGGCGACGACAAGACGATCAAGGCGCTCGGCGTGAACCTTCCCAGCGCCATTCCCGGCACCGCGAAGCTCGTGCTGAAGAACGGCGAGTTCCTGGCGGTCGGTGATTACCTCCTCGCCGAGGACCGCTCGCACTACGCGATCCAGCAGGTCGACGGAAATTTCTGCCTCTACAAGGGTTCGGGTCCGTCGGATTCGAAAGGAAACATCTGGTGCCATCACGCCTCCGGCGGCGCCACGACCGGCGACTTCTTCGCGCTGCAGCAGGCCGACGGAAATTTCTGCACGTATCGCGGCAAGAATCCGCGGGACGCGAAAAGCAATGTCTGGTGCCAGAACGCGCCGGGGCTTCCGCTCACCGGCACCTACTACACGGTCGTGCTTCCGCAGGGCCACGTCTGCACGTATCGCGGCGTGCCCGGCGGCACGAAGCTCGGCGTGTGGTGCTCAGGCATGACAGCTGCGAACACCCAGAAGTGCGTGAATCGGGGCTGCGGCATCGTCGACTCGGGTGCCGGCGGCGAGCTCAACCGCAACCGGCACGATTGCAGCCGCCTCACGACCGCCGCGATCAAGCAGCACTGCGAGGCGCGTAACGCCGCGGTCCCCGCGGCGGAGGCCGCGTGCGCTCCGTTCCTGGGGAACAAGGGCCATGGCGCGTGCCTGGACCAGAAGGTGCCGCGGCCGATGAACAGCTTCCCGTTCACGTGGGCCGACTACGAGCAATGCCGCAAGAGCTCGCTGGTTCCCGCGAGCTGCCGCGACCTCTTCCCGACGTGGATGCTGTTTCTCAGCGGCGGGAAGGGACAGCTCCAGTCGTGCCAGGACGCCTACCGGACGTCGGAGTGCGACCAGCGGTTCCGGCTCTACGAGCTTTGCGGTGCGACCCCGGGCACGTCGGCGGACACCGAATACTTCAAGAACCCGTACATGCGCGAGGAATGCCTCGCGATCGCGCGCAAGTAA
- a CDS encoding Re/Si-specific NAD(P)(+) transhydrogenase subunit alpha, translating into MAQLIGVPKEVFPGEKRVATVPEAIPKLAKLGFSVVVQSGAGEAASISDDAYTAAGAKVVPDATSVWSSADIIFKVRAPNPDEVRLMREGQTLVSFIWPAQNPDLLQSLAARKATVLAMDSVPRISRAQKLDALSSMANIGGYRAVIEAAHHFGRFFTGQITAAGKVPPAKVFVIGAGVAGLAAIGAAAGLGAIVRANDTRPEVGDQIKSLGGEFVPVEYTEEGTGVGGYAKVMSEGFQKAQRETFAKQAKEVDIIITTALIPGKPAPKLITAEMVQSMKPGSVIVDMAAEQGGNCELTEPGKVVTKHGVIIIGYTDLASRLATQASTLYATNLFRLSEDLCKAKDGVYNVNMEDEVIRGTTVVKDGAVTWPPPAPKLSAAPAKAAAKPVVAPTEKKGHGHGAGEPMAARTLVILFAVAAVVFALVGTYAPAAFLGHFTVFVLACFVGYMVVWNVTPALHTPLMSVTNAISSIIVIGALVQIAPPAVAGVTRPDELIRWLAVAGIALTAINMFGGFAVTQRMLSMFRK; encoded by the coding sequence ATGGCCCAGCTGATCGGCGTCCCCAAGGAAGTCTTCCCCGGCGAAAAACGCGTCGCGACCGTCCCCGAGGCGATCCCGAAGCTGGCCAAGCTGGGCTTCAGCGTGGTCGTCCAGTCCGGCGCGGGCGAGGCGGCGTCCATCAGCGACGACGCATATACCGCAGCCGGAGCCAAGGTCGTCCCCGACGCCACCTCGGTCTGGTCGAGCGCCGACATCATCTTCAAGGTGCGCGCCCCCAATCCGGACGAAGTGCGGCTGATGCGCGAGGGCCAGACCCTCGTGAGCTTCATCTGGCCCGCGCAGAACCCGGACCTCCTGCAGAGCCTCGCCGCGCGCAAGGCGACCGTGCTCGCGATGGACAGCGTGCCGCGCATCTCGCGAGCCCAGAAGCTCGACGCGCTCTCCTCTATGGCCAACATCGGCGGCTACCGCGCCGTCATCGAGGCCGCCCATCATTTCGGTCGCTTCTTCACCGGGCAGATCACGGCCGCGGGCAAGGTGCCGCCTGCGAAGGTCTTCGTGATCGGCGCGGGCGTGGCGGGCCTCGCTGCGATCGGCGCAGCTGCGGGTCTCGGCGCCATCGTGCGCGCCAACGACACGCGGCCCGAAGTCGGCGACCAGATCAAGTCGCTCGGCGGCGAGTTCGTACCGGTCGAGTACACGGAGGAAGGCACGGGCGTGGGCGGCTACGCCAAGGTGATGAGCGAAGGCTTCCAGAAGGCGCAGCGCGAAACGTTCGCGAAGCAGGCGAAGGAAGTCGACATCATCATCACGACCGCCCTCATTCCGGGCAAGCCCGCGCCCAAGCTCATCACGGCCGAGATGGTGCAGTCGATGAAACCGGGCAGCGTCATCGTCGACATGGCCGCCGAGCAGGGCGGCAACTGCGAGCTCACGGAACCGGGCAAGGTCGTGACGAAGCACGGCGTGATCATCATCGGCTACACGGATCTCGCGAGCCGGCTGGCCACGCAGGCGAGCACGCTCTACGCGACCAACCTCTTCCGCCTTTCCGAGGACCTCTGCAAGGCGAAGGACGGCGTCTACAACGTCAATATGGAAGACGAGGTCATTCGCGGCACGACGGTCGTGAAGGATGGCGCGGTCACGTGGCCGCCGCCTGCGCCGAAGCTTTCCGCCGCTCCCGCGAAGGCCGCGGCGAAGCCCGTGGTGGCGCCCACCGAGAAGAAGGGCCATGGCCACGGTGCGGGCGAGCCGATGGCCGCGCGCACGCTCGTGATCCTCTTCGCGGTCGCGGCGGTCGTATTCGCGCTCGTCGGCACGTATGCGCCGGCGGCCTTCCTCGGCCACTTCACCGTGTTCGTGCTCGCGTGCTTCGTGGGCTACATGGTCGTCTGGAACGTGACGCCTGCGCTGCACACGCCGCTCATGAGCGTGACCAACGCGATCAGCAGCATCATCGTGATCGGGGCGCTGGTGCAGATCGCGCCACCGGCTGTCGCCGGGGTGACCAGGCCCGATGAACTCATACGCTGGCTCGCGGTCGCGGGCATCGCGCTCACGGCCATCAACATGTTCGGCGGCTTTGCGGTGACGCAACGCATGCTGTCCATGTTCCGGAAGTAG
- the pntB gene encoding Re/Si-specific NAD(P)(+) transhydrogenase subunit beta: MTSSLATVSYIAAIILFILSLGGLSNPETSRRGNLYGMIGMAIAVLATVFGPRVTPAGIAWVAIALVVGGAIGLYLARTVKMTQMPELVAFMHSLVGLVAVLVGYASYIDPSATAGMTGAEVAIHHIEVYVGVLIGAVTLSGSVIAFGKLSGRISGKPLLLPARHWLNLIGLLVVLYYGFVFLKAPTIDAGMVPIVVMTVIALLFGIHMVMAIGGADMPVVVSMLNSYSGWAAAATGFMLSNDLLIVTGALVGSSGAILSYIMCRAMNRNFISVIAGGFGGGDAPKAAAGDAAKPAGEVVSVTAHETAELLREAKGVVIIPGYGMAVAQAQHTVFEITKRLREMGKTVRFAIHPVAGRMPGHMNVLLAEAKVPYDIVLEMDEINEDFPDTDVAMVIGANDIVNPSAQDDPTSPIAGMPVLEVWKAHTSIVMKRSMASGYAGVDNPLFYKENNRMLFGDAKKMLDEVLAALKG, from the coding sequence ATGACCTCGAGCCTGGCCACTGTCTCCTACATCGCCGCGATCATCCTCTTCATCCTGAGCCTCGGCGGTCTCTCCAATCCCGAAACCTCGCGGCGCGGCAACCTGTACGGAATGATCGGCATGGCGATCGCCGTGCTCGCCACCGTGTTCGGCCCGCGCGTGACGCCGGCGGGCATCGCGTGGGTTGCCATCGCCCTCGTCGTCGGCGGCGCGATCGGCCTGTATCTCGCGCGCACCGTGAAGATGACGCAGATGCCCGAGCTGGTCGCATTCATGCACAGCCTCGTGGGCCTGGTCGCCGTGCTCGTCGGTTACGCGAGCTACATCGATCCGTCTGCCACGGCGGGCATGACGGGCGCTGAAGTCGCGATCCATCACATCGAGGTGTATGTCGGCGTGCTGATCGGCGCGGTCACGCTCTCCGGTTCGGTGATCGCGTTCGGCAAGCTCTCGGGGCGCATCAGCGGCAAGCCGCTGCTGTTGCCGGCGCGCCATTGGCTGAACCTCATCGGCCTGCTCGTGGTGCTCTATTACGGGTTCGTGTTCCTCAAGGCGCCGACGATCGACGCGGGCATGGTGCCCATCGTCGTGATGACGGTGATCGCGCTGCTCTTCGGCATCCACATGGTGATGGCGATCGGCGGTGCGGACATGCCGGTGGTGGTGTCGATGCTCAACAGCTATTCGGGCTGGGCTGCGGCGGCGACGGGCTTCATGCTGTCCAACGACCTGCTGATCGTCACGGGTGCGCTCGTCGGCTCTTCAGGCGCGATCCTCTCGTACATCATGTGCCGCGCGATGAACCGCAACTTCATCAGCGTGATCGCGGGCGGTTTCGGCGGCGGCGATGCGCCGAAGGCGGCGGCGGGTGATGCCGCGAAGCCCGCGGGCGAAGTCGTGTCGGTGACGGCCCACGAAACCGCGGAACTGCTGAGGGAAGCCAAGGGCGTGGTCATCATCCCGGGCTACGGCATGGCGGTCGCGCAGGCGCAGCACACGGTCTTCGAGATCACGAAGCGGCTGCGTGAGATGGGCAAGACCGTGCGCTTCGCGATCCACCCGGTCGCAGGCCGCATGCCCGGCCACATGAACGTACTGCTGGCCGAAGCGAAGGTCCCCTACGACATCGTTTTGGAGATGGACGAGATCAACGAGGACTTCCCCGACACCGACGTCGCGATGGTGATCGGCGCGAACGACATCGTGAACCCGAGCGCGCAGGATGATCCAACCAGCCCGATCGCGGGCATGCCGGTGCTCGAAGTGTGGAAGGCGCATACGTCGATCGTGATGAAGCGCAGCATGGCCTCGGGCTACGCGGGCGTCGACAATCCGCTCTTCTACAAGGAGAACAACCGGATGCTGTTCGGCGACGCGAAGAAGATGCTCGACGAGGTGCTGGCCGCGTTGAAGGGCTGA